One window of the Deltaproteobacteria bacterium genome contains the following:
- a CDS encoding DNRLRE domain-containing protein, producing the protein MKWSSLLLLGCLQLGSFQLGCHWVVPYVAEDGGRAPQEASASRDEGAQLRDGPPPPADSGRARDASTGEGGPCRLPHATSSPSCGIAACEAGWGDCDGLAANGCETQLAWSLPPTDDTHLSHDNPSLNFGASPALQSTLTYRALLRFDSRALPPRASVARAALTLTLRSHEAVEGASYAFSVHEVTEANAAWVEGTGVGRTAGAGEPCFDYLDCGRRVPWAGAAGLEKEGVDYIEGPFATVILVARTGLTHRWDVFPALVERWRLPGGKNAGVVLFPRTGFHFWFHSKEAAPGSQPPRLEVTLECRP; encoded by the coding sequence GTGAAGTGGTCGTCTCTCCTGCTCCTGGGCTGTCTCCAGCTCGGTTCTTTTCAGCTTGGGTGCCACTGGGTCGTGCCCTATGTCGCGGAGGACGGCGGCAGAGCGCCGCAGGAGGCGAGTGCTTCGCGAGACGAGGGGGCGCAACTTCGTGACGGCCCCCCGCCACCGGCGGACAGCGGCCGCGCGCGGGACGCCTCGACGGGGGAGGGCGGGCCCTGCCGTCTCCCGCACGCCACGAGCAGTCCGAGCTGCGGCATCGCGGCGTGCGAAGCCGGTTGGGGCGACTGCGACGGTCTTGCGGCCAACGGCTGCGAGACGCAGCTCGCCTGGAGCCTGCCACCCACGGACGATACGCACCTTTCTCACGACAACCCGTCGCTCAACTTCGGCGCGTCGCCTGCGCTCCAGTCCACGCTCACCTACAGGGCCCTGCTGCGCTTCGATTCGCGGGCCCTGCCACCGCGGGCGTCCGTGGCACGCGCCGCTCTGACCCTGACGCTCCGGAGTCACGAGGCGGTGGAAGGGGCGTCCTACGCCTTCAGCGTGCACGAAGTGACCGAGGCGAATGCGGCCTGGGTCGAAGGGACGGGGGTGGGGCGAACGGCCGGGGCGGGTGAGCCCTGTTTCGACTACCTGGACTGCGGCCGGCGCGTGCCCTGGGCGGGCGCGGCGGGGCTCGAGAAGGAGGGAGTGGACTATATCGAGGGGCCGTTCGCGACCGTCATCCTCGTGGCGCGGACCGGCCTGACCCATCGCTGGGACGTGTTTCCGGCCCTCGTCGAGCGCTGGCGCCTGCCGGGGGGGAAGAACGCCGGGGTGGTGCTCTTTCCGCGGACCGGCTTTCACTTCTGGTTCCACTCCAAGGAGGCGGCCCCGGGCTCGCAGCCTCCTCGCCTCGAGGTGACGCTGGAGTGCCGGCCGTGA
- a CDS encoding class I SAM-dependent methyltransferase: MTTARGLARLLAALEAQPMASLALLARVRAACRAAEASVHRRGRERDGEDPLAFRERRGDYATYFSRMDRTIPMKVGQLLPVFPTTAGSRLCEMGAGTGTQAAAYAAFHPQLLVVATDLDPTAVEHARAGFDLPNVAFLQADALASTWPDGFFDAVVDSSMGHHLVSFGGRGFDERNIERYRALVFAALKPGGKYGMRDFVSPRWPVRVELALPTAPGSRPGPIGTLSRAALFEAFARAFRSHDFPSGVPFRRRPVREAGWARYEVSGEGAANFLLRVDYTQSWKEELAEQYTYQTLAEHVTSLRGAGFRVDYAAEVHNPWILAHWWEGRARVATLGGRALGFPPTNFVVYATRPGPETPRLLEVADGGVEALQSPSFMQLAAHRHRRTGQVFDLVEVPGVTHAYFPYERDEDRVFLYVLHEAERPALVYYQRESRLNQSYYGGYAAEGLAQVSPEQSDPRGGFDRTLQRKAQVRLEERVLERLAVERRAPFLPSPGASDELIVPCYVELGGAGGHLFSRGRMKRVELSQLLASAQVGALPDPRLELAAYTVGRALGVAWSPWLGAELPLVPAGALRARVAGYAAAAGPRAASFVPAGRPSGFARLERVAFARRRGDAREAESSERVTLELLSPAPTRASVDTYAVVPYALVREALLVGLERRELPAFQQRGLSSRVAVVPAWRVPRRFTDGASARRWASRRLEAEFGVRVRALRPLGEGYFPSPGQTPERVTPFAAAVELAGDRPRGLRFVALETLLAELEAIPDLHSRVLLLRLAHATGRLAGRAPA; this comes from the coding sequence GTGACCACCGCCCGGGGACTCGCGCGGCTGCTCGCGGCGCTAGAGGCTCAGCCCATGGCCTCGCTCGCGCTGCTCGCCCGCGTGCGCGCCGCGTGCCGCGCCGCAGAGGCTTCCGTCCATCGTCGAGGCCGGGAGCGCGACGGCGAAGACCCGCTCGCCTTCCGCGAGCGCCGCGGAGACTACGCGACCTATTTCTCGCGCATGGATCGCACGATCCCGATGAAGGTGGGGCAGCTGTTGCCCGTCTTTCCGACGACGGCGGGGAGCCGTCTCTGCGAGATGGGGGCCGGCACCGGGACGCAGGCCGCCGCGTACGCGGCCTTTCACCCGCAGCTGCTGGTCGTGGCCACGGACCTCGATCCGACGGCGGTGGAGCACGCGCGCGCCGGCTTCGACCTGCCGAACGTGGCCTTCCTCCAGGCCGACGCGCTCGCCTCGACCTGGCCCGACGGATTCTTCGACGCGGTCGTGGACTCCTCGATGGGACACCACCTCGTGAGCTTCGGCGGCCGAGGGTTCGACGAGCGAAACATCGAACGCTATCGGGCACTGGTCTTCGCCGCGCTGAAGCCGGGCGGCAAGTACGGCATGCGGGATTTCGTCTCGCCCAGGTGGCCGGTGCGAGTGGAGCTCGCTCTGCCCACGGCCCCCGGAAGCCGCCCGGGGCCGATCGGGACGCTCTCTCGCGCCGCGCTCTTCGAGGCCTTCGCGCGGGCTTTCCGTAGCCACGATTTCCCGTCGGGGGTGCCCTTCCGTCGGCGGCCGGTCCGCGAGGCGGGGTGGGCGCGCTACGAGGTCTCGGGCGAGGGCGCCGCAAACTTCCTTCTGCGAGTGGACTACACCCAGAGCTGGAAGGAGGAGCTCGCCGAGCAATACACCTACCAGACGCTCGCCGAGCACGTGACGAGTCTGCGCGGCGCGGGCTTTCGCGTGGACTACGCGGCCGAGGTGCACAACCCGTGGATCCTGGCCCACTGGTGGGAAGGGCGAGCCCGCGTGGCGACGCTCGGAGGGCGCGCGCTCGGGTTTCCTCCGACGAACTTCGTGGTCTACGCCACGCGTCCGGGCCCCGAGACGCCACGTCTCCTCGAGGTTGCGGACGGCGGGGTGGAGGCGCTCCAGTCGCCGAGCTTCATGCAGCTCGCGGCGCACCGCCACCGTCGCACGGGGCAGGTCTTCGATCTCGTCGAGGTGCCCGGAGTGACGCACGCCTACTTCCCCTACGAGCGCGACGAGGATCGCGTGTTCCTGTACGTGCTGCACGAAGCGGAGCGTCCGGCCCTGGTCTACTACCAGCGCGAGTCGCGGCTCAATCAGAGCTACTACGGCGGCTACGCGGCGGAAGGGCTCGCGCAGGTCAGCCCCGAGCAGTCGGACCCGCGCGGTGGCTTCGATCGGACGTTGCAGCGGAAGGCTCAGGTGCGCCTGGAGGAACGCGTGCTGGAGCGTCTCGCCGTCGAGCGGCGCGCCCCCTTTCTTCCGTCGCCGGGAGCCTCGGACGAGCTCATCGTGCCGTGCTACGTGGAGCTCGGAGGTGCGGGCGGGCACCTCTTTTCGCGCGGTCGCATGAAGCGCGTCGAGCTCTCGCAGCTCCTCGCCAGTGCGCAGGTGGGTGCGCTCCCCGACCCACGCCTCGAGCTCGCCGCGTACACCGTCGGGCGCGCGCTCGGGGTGGCCTGGTCTCCGTGGCTCGGTGCGGAGCTCCCCCTGGTGCCGGCGGGCGCCCTTCGCGCGCGGGTCGCGGGCTACGCCGCGGCGGCCGGTCCGCGCGCTGCCTCGTTCGTGCCGGCGGGGCGTCCGTCCGGGTTCGCGCGGCTCGAGCGGGTGGCCTTCGCGCGCCGGCGAGGCGATGCAAGGGAAGCGGAGTCGTCGGAGAGAGTGACCCTCGAGCTTCTCTCGCCCGCGCCGACCCGGGCCTCGGTAGATACCTACGCGGTCGTGCCGTACGCGCTGGTGCGCGAGGCGCTCCTCGTCGGCCTCGAGCGCCGGGAGCTGCCGGCCTTCCAGCAGCGCGGGCTCAGCTCGCGCGTCGCGGTGGTGCCGGCCTGGCGCGTGCCCCGTCGCTTCACCGACGGGGCGTCGGCGCGGCGCTGGGCCTCGCGGCGCCTCGAGGCCGAGTTCGGCGTGCGGGTTCGTGCGCTTCGACCGCTGGGAGAGGGCTACTTCCCCTCCCCGGGGCAGACGCCCGAGCGGGTCACCCCCTTCGCTGCGGCGGTCGAGCTCGCGGGCGACAGGCCTCGGGGACTGCGCTTCGTGGCGCTCGAGACCCTGCTCGCGGAGCTCGAGGCGATCCCCGACCTGCACAGCCGCGTGCTCCTCCTGCGCCTGGCCCATGCCACCGGACGGCTCGCGGGTCGCGCTCCGGCGTAG